Within the candidate division KSB1 bacterium genome, the region GCCCTCGTCAAGCAGTTCCGTGCCGGCTGGGGGCCGATGCAGAACAGCGAGGCGGAAATGCTCATCCCGCAAATCCACTACCTGACCAACGATTCGTGGGAGGAGATTTCGGCGTTCGACGAAACCAACGGCTGGCCGCTGCTGCACTCGGCCGGCTATGCTGACGGCAGGCTCTATGTCCTCACCGTACCGGAAAACTATACCGACCTGTACCATCTGCCGCCGGCGGTTCTCAACCTGCTGCGGCAGACCGTTTCCGCCGGCATGCCGGTTCGCCTCGAAGGTCCGAGCCGCATCGCGCTGTTCGTCTATGACAACCACACCTTTATCGTCGAGTCGTTTCTCGACGAGTCCGCCGATGCGGCAGTGGTGGTCAAGCCGAAATGCGACAGCCTCCAAAATCTCCTGACAGGCGAAGAGCTTGCCGGCGAGGCGGTGCAGGACTTTCGTCGCCAGGATATCGGCGAAAAACGCTTCCGCTTTACCCTCAAGCCGCATTCCTATACGGTATGGAGAATACGCTAATCTGCCGATAAACTGCAAAACCCATGAACCCTAACCAACGAGGTGACTTTATGAAACGCATTAACGTATTCCTTCTGATGACTGCTTTTGCCGTCTCGGCGTTCGCCAAGGTGAATTTCAACGGCGAGTGGCGCTTTAACGAAAGCAAGAGCAAACTCGATCAGATGGGAGCGGCATTTATTCAAACCAAAATGGTCATCACTCAGGGCGACAACGACCTGACGATCAGCAACACCATGCCGAGCTTTGACGGCAGCGAAATGGTGACGGAACAGAAACTGACGCTGGACGGCCAAGAATGTCGTTCCGAAATCTGGAACTCCCAGCGCGTTTCCAAAGCCAATTGGTCCGAGAGCGGCGATGCTTTGGTGATCACCTCCGCCATCACTTTTGAGCGCGACGGTCAAAGCAGCGTGATCAACATAACCGAGGAATGGCGTTTAGCCGAGGACGGCAAGGCCCTGGTGATCAAGCACAACTCTTCCTCCGAGTGGGGCGAGCGCAACCTCACGCTGGTGTTCGACCGCGCTGAAAGCAAATAGCAAATCATAAAAGGGTTTCCAATGACCGATCCCCAATGGCAACAACTGGTTGCCAAGGTCCAAGGCCGCAGCCGCGAACCGGTCTGCGGCTTTATTATCGACTCGCCGTGGCTGCCGAATTGGTACGGCATCACGATCCTGGAATACATGACCGATCACGAACTCTGGCTGCAGGCCAATTTAAAAGCCGTTTCGCTCTTTCCGGATGCGCTGTTTTTGCCGGGATTTTGGGCGGAATTCGGCATGTGCACGGAACCGTCGGCGTTCGGCGTCCGCTGCACCTTTCCGCAGAACGAGTTCCCCTATGCGCATTCCACTCTGCGTTCAGCAGACATCGACGCGCTGCCGCAACCCGATCCCCGCACCGACGGTCTTTTGCCGTTCGTCATCAGCCGTCTGAAATGGGCGCAGCCGCGCCTCGAAAGCCTCGGCCACCGCATTCGTTTCGCCGTCGCGCGCGGCCCGCTCAACATCGCCGGCTTTCTGCTGGGCATGACCGAATTCCTCACCGCCATGATGATGGAACCGCAAAAAACGCATGCTCTGCTGCGCCGGATCACCGATTTTCTCAAGGACTGGCTGGACTATCAGCGGGAATGCTTTTCCACGATCGACGGCATTCTTTTGCTGGACGACATCATCGGCTTTCTCAGCGAGGATCAGTTCGTCGAGTTCGGCCTGCCCTATTTCAAGGAGCTGTTCGCCGCGCCGGTGACGGTGAAATTTCTCCACAACGACGCACCGTGCCGCGCCTCCGCACCGCATCTGGCGGAAATGGGCGTCAATCTTTTTAACATGGGCTTTGACGTCGAGCTTAATGAGCTGAAAGAG harbors:
- a CDS encoding uroporphyrinogen decarboxylase; its protein translation is MTDPQWQQLVAKVQGRSREPVCGFIIDSPWLPNWYGITILEYMTDHELWLQANLKAVSLFPDALFLPGFWAEFGMCTEPSAFGVRCTFPQNEFPYAHSTLRSADIDALPQPDPRTDGLLPFVISRLKWAQPRLESLGHRIRFAVARGPLNIAGFLLGMTEFLTAMMMEPQKTHALLRRITDFLKDWLDYQRECFSTIDGILLLDDIIGFLSEDQFVEFGLPYFKELFAAPVTVKFLHNDAPCRASAPHLAEMGVNLFNMGFDVELNELKELTGNQVTLLGNIPPRDVLAAGTPAQVAEAVERQFNSLKSWDRVIFSCGGGMPPGVSSENLSAFIQAVKSIRSV